A section of the Roseivirga sp. BDSF3-8 genome encodes:
- a CDS encoding TolC family protein — protein MKSIYFTLAIILFTAFTTTAQEKILSYDEAIDMAMNQNLTLKRERNNLILSRAEQRQAYLDLIPDVNGSVSGSRFNGNQFIQEIDLLVNQTVWNAGARVGAEATLFNGMRQLNSIHRGNTLRRAQDELVEWTAQDVIYNVSIQYMQVLLDKQLLVIAKENLEAQKNQAERIKGLVEAGARPIVDQYNQEAEVGRVQVEVVRGEAQLENDKAILGQLLMLNPSVEFDVVNPEMPVNITLYENTTIDELYEMALANRSDLKNLALLEEGARYQAKIAKGSLYPSLFLGWAAQTSYTDASPIGWEDQLKENNLQNQAYLSLSIPVFNGWRARTDVARARVQQENTMIDYQLQKRQVFTDLQQTYLDYAEALATFNLSEQRVIATQLAFDAQQERYKLGTATYVEFTEANRALAEAKANLAQAEITLRFQEIVLDYQTGNLAN, from the coding sequence ATGAAATCAATCTATTTTACCCTAGCCATTATTCTTTTCACTGCATTTACTACCACAGCGCAGGAGAAGATTTTGTCTTATGATGAGGCCATTGATATGGCTATGAACCAGAACCTCACACTTAAGAGGGAAAGAAATAATTTGATACTGAGCCGCGCTGAACAACGACAGGCCTACCTGGATCTGATTCCTGACGTAAACGGAAGTGTGAGTGGGAGCCGTTTTAATGGTAACCAGTTTATCCAGGAGATAGACTTGCTGGTAAACCAAACGGTGTGGAATGCCGGTGCCAGAGTAGGAGCAGAGGCTACTCTGTTTAACGGAATGCGCCAGTTAAATTCTATTCACAGAGGTAATACTCTAAGACGAGCACAGGATGAACTGGTAGAATGGACGGCGCAGGATGTGATATACAATGTGTCTATTCAGTATATGCAGGTATTACTTGATAAGCAGCTTCTTGTGATTGCCAAAGAAAACCTGGAGGCTCAAAAGAACCAGGCGGAGAGGATAAAGGGACTGGTAGAAGCGGGCGCGAGACCAATAGTGGATCAATATAACCAGGAAGCAGAGGTTGGACGTGTGCAGGTTGAGGTAGTGCGCGGAGAAGCTCAACTGGAGAATGACAAGGCCATATTGGGGCAGCTCCTTATGCTGAATCCCTCTGTGGAGTTTGACGTGGTTAATCCGGAAATGCCGGTCAATATTACTCTGTATGAGAATACCACCATAGACGAATTGTACGAAATGGCCCTGGCTAACAGGAGTGACCTGAAAAACCTTGCTCTATTAGAGGAAGGAGCGAGGTATCAGGCTAAGATCGCAAAAGGTAGCCTGTACCCTAGCCTTTTCCTTGGCTGGGCAGCCCAGACGTCTTATACGGACGCTTCTCCTATTGGCTGGGAAGATCAGCTTAAAGAAAACAACCTTCAGAACCAGGCATATCTGAGCTTATCGATTCCTGTTTTTAACGGATGGAGGGCACGTACTGATGTTGCGAGGGCCAGGGTTCAGCAGGAAAATACGATGATAGACTATCAGCTTCAGAAAAGACAGGTGTTTACGGATCTACAGCAGACATATCTGGACTATGCTGAGGCTCTCGCTACCTTTAATCTTAGCGAGCAGCGTGTAATTGCTACTCAGTTAGCTTTTGATGCGCAGCAGGAACGTTATAAGCTTGGAACGGCGACTTATGTGGAATTTACAGAAGCAAACCGGGCGCTTGCAGAGGCGAAAGCTAATCTTGCCCAGGCTGAAATTACGTTGCGCTTTCAGGAAATTGTACTTGATTACCAAACGGGAAATCTTGCAAACTAA